Genomic window (Cloacibacillus sp. An23):
TCTTATGGTGTCGTTGCCCCAGGGGGTCCAGGGAGTGCGTTCGAACCATTTTAGGTTGAAGATGTTGCGGTCTTCGCCGGCGAAGACGGGCATGTAGAGTACGCCGTCCACCTCGAGGTCGGAGAAGAAGTGCGTGCCGTAGGAGAGTTCGGGCATGTAGCCGAGGCGCGGGATGCCGAGTTCGACCATGCCGCGGCAGTTGGTGAGCTCGCTGTACTGCACCGGGACGCCGAGTTCGGGGTTGCTTGAGCCGATGCGTCCGGGCGCTACGAGTATGTACGGCTCGCCGCCGGAGGCCTCGTTCAGCTCGCCTATGAGCCGCGCGGTGCCGTAGAAGTCGCGGCGCTCGAAGTAGAGGTTGTAGTCCACGTAGACGATTTTGTGTATGTCTGGGATCGCTCCGTGCGTGACCATGCGGTCGGCCTGGAGGATTATGCTTTTTTCGTCTATTTCGGGCATTCCCTCCATGTCGGAGGCGTTCGTCCAGAAGGGGCGCGACTGTATGAGGCAGAAGGAGTCTTCGGTCGGCTCGTAGGCGAATTCCATGTCGGCGGGGACGCCCATCTGCGCCTCGAGGAATTTCAGTATTTTTTTCGCGCGGCGGTAGAATATCGGGTATTTGCGCGGGAAGTTCTCGAAGGTGAAGCATATTTTGCTCCCGGGGCCGAGCTGCGCCATGTTCTTCATTATCGAGGTGAAGGCGCCTTCGCCGTCTTCGCGGCTGAAGAGCTGCGCGTAGGCGGAGAAGTCGGGGTGGTATTTGAGTAGCTGCTGCCATTCGTCGTTTATGTCGAGCGTCGTGAGGCTGTTCGGGTGCTGCGCGTCTATGACGTGGAAGTGTTCCTGCGCGATGCCCGATATTTTTTCGGGGGAGAAGCCCTCGGGGCGCAGTATCGGGTTGGTCAGCGAGACGGTGCGCGCGTAGCCGCGTTTCGTGCTCATGGTGCCGAGGCCGAATACCATGCGAACGAGGCCGTCGTCCTGACGCACGCGCGTCGTCCAGCGGCGGAAGTTCTGCGAGTAGCCGACGCCGCCCATGGTGGGGTAGTAGTATCGTCCTCGCCAGCGTCCCGCCATGCGGATGATTATTATCCCCATGTCGTCGCCGCCGAGCTTGTGGCGCTTTCTGTAGTCTTCTGCGGCGGGGAAGAATGTGCGCGAGTATATGCGGCGCACCTCGTCCTCGACGCCGCGCGCGCGCTCCTCGAGCGTGCCGGTGTTGTTGCCTAGGAAGGTGCTGAGGTACTTGCCCGCGAAGGAGTGCTTCACGTCGTCCTCGAGACGGCTGGAGCTCCTTATGACCACAGGGTCGTGCATGTCGGCGAGGAAGTTCCGTATATAGAGCGAAGCTTCCTCTGGCAGCGGCGTGCGCATGAAGGCGCACTCGATTTCGGACGGCTCGCCGCATTTGAGCAGGCTGTCGAGCGACGGCACGTTTTCGAGAAATTTATGAAATATTTCTATGCTAAGGTATATCGAGCGCGGCACTTTGACTCGGTTCATGTCCGGGTCGTCGCTGCCCCGCAGCCTGCGCAGCGCGAAGAGCAGCGACCGCCCCTTGCCTCCGATCGTCCCCTTGCCGCATATCATCGGCGCGAATTCGGGATCGTCGTGGGGCTGCCACGCGAAATATTCTTCCTTTGCCTTTTCGGCAGAGGTCATCGGCATTCACCTTCCCCGTCGGTTCTGTCTATAACAATTCCCGTTTCGGTGTCTCCGTCGAGGAGCACGTCGAAAAGACCCTCGTAGTGCCTTACGGCGGGGTGGGACGTCTTTTTCCATTTATGGCTCTCGAACCATTCCCTGTTGTAAACGTTGTTCTTCGCGCCGTCGAATACCGGCAGGTAGAGTATATTGTCGCAGTCGAGGTCGAGGAAGAAGTGCGTGCCGTAGGAGAGCTCGGGGGCCATGCCCTTCTGCGGTATGCCGAGCTCTACGAGGCAGCCTGAGTTGGACAGTTCGTCGTAGCGCACCGGGACGCCGAGCATCGGGTTCGAGCTTCCCCAGCGTCCGGGGCCGACGAGGATGTAGCGCTCTCCGTCCAGCTCGTCGTTCTCCTCGCCGACGGCGCGGGCCACGTCGGAGAAGTCGGCCTTTTTGCCGTATATCTCCGGGTCTACGTAGATTATGTGTTTCACGCCCTCGAGCCTGCCGTTGGCGACCATGCGGTCTCCGCGCAGAATCGTGCGCTCGAGCGGCACGTCGGGTATCTGTACGCGCCCCTTGTCGTCGTAGACGGAGAGCGGGCGCATCTGGACGAGCGTGAAGCGGTCGTCCGAGGCCTCGTAGGCGAATTCCATGTCCACGGGGAGCTGCAGCTCCTTTTCGAAGAGCGGCAGCAGCTTCCGTATGCGCGCGAAGAGCTTCGGACAGCGGCTCGGCAGCTCCGAGAATGTGAAGACGGGGCGCGGCGCGTTCATGTTGCTGGTGTCTGTGTGTATCCAGTGGAATGAGTTGTCGTCGAACCACTGGAGGTAGGTCTGCGCCATGCGGTGCTTTTTGATGATGTCTTTCACCGTGTAGGCGACGTGTTCGGAGGCGAAGCCCTGCTTCTCGAGGTCCACGTAGTCGTAGTGTTCCTGCGAGTGCGTAACTATCTCGTGCGGCTTCGTCCCCTCCGGGCGCAGATTCGGGTTCGTCAGGTAGAAGGTGCGCGCGTAGGCCCTGTCCACCGTGCGCGTGCCGAGGCCGAAGCATATGCGCACGACGCCGTCGTCCTTCTTTATGCGCGGCGACGGGCGGCGGAAGACCTTCGAGAAGGCCGTGCCGGCAAGCTCGGGATAGAACATCTTGCCGTACTGCCGTCCCGCGATGGGCTGGATCAGCACAGCCATCCGCTCTCCGCCCCATTTGATGCCGTGCTTGCGCTTATATTCGCGCGCGGCGGGGTTGTAGGTGGAGGCGTAGACCTCTTTTATAGCGGCTTCGAGCTGGCCGCGGCGCTGCTCGCGCGAGCCGGAGTTGGACGAGAAGCATGTCGCGTACTTGCCGGCGAAGGAGAGCTTCACGTCGTCTTCGAGCGTCGAGGACGAGCGCACGCAGAGCGGAGCCTGTATCAGGTCGAGAATTTTTTCGAGAGGCTCGTCGAGCGAGTGCGGCAGCTTCGCCTCGGCGCAGGCCTTGTAGATGATGGGGCCGTCCGTGTGCGCGCGCAGGTTTTCGAGCTTTTCCCAGAAGTTGTTGATCTCCATGAACTCGTTGAAAACCGAGGTCGTTATAACGAAGGAATAGTCCGGCAGATGCACGTCGTCCGACAGCCCGTTTTTCTCGAGGACGAAATTAGCGAAGGAAAGGCCCTTCGCCTTTCCGCCGATGCGTCCGTCGCCTATGAGCCAGCCGCGCTCCTCATAATAGGGGTAGGGGTCGAAGCTCTTGTAATACTCGCCGTAATCCATAAAAACACCCTCCTGCCTCCGGGCCTTCGCCGCGGGCCGAATCAAAACATATTTTTTTAATTATATAACTTTTTTAGGCGCTTTGGAGCGGCCTGCCGCGCATGAAGCCCGCCGGGCGCGGCGCGATTTTGTTACAAAACTGTAACAAACGTTTATGCAAAAATTGCACAACTCCGCCCGTTAGCTGTTAGTATTTATGCGGGATATAGTAACCTGACGAACTTACGGGGGAGAACGATATGATAATGAACAACAGAGAGCTGAGCTGGCTCGTTTTCAACGACCGCGTGCTCCAGGAGGCGCAGGACAAGAGCGTGCCGCTCATGCAGAGGCTCCGGTTCCTAGGCATATTTTCAAACAATCAGGACGAATTCATAAAGGTGCGCGTCGCGAAGCTCATCCGCCTCGGACAGCTCCGCGGCCTCAAGCCCTCGCAGCAGGCGAAGCGCCGCGAGGCCGTCGAAGTGCTGCCGCAGCTCTACGCGCGCATGGCTGAGTCGCAGGAGAAATTCGACGCCACATACAACAGCATCCTCGCCGAAATGGCGCAGGCCGGCATCAACGTCGTCAACGAAACGAAGCTCACCGAGGAACAGCAGAAATTCTGCCTCGACTATTACTCCTCGGTCGTCAGCGAGCGCATGGTGCCGTTCCTCGTGCGCAAGACGACGAAGATGCCCTTCCTCAGCGACGGCGCGATATACCTCGGCGTCAAAATGACGGGCGAAACGCCGAAAAGCACGCGCTACGCTATAGTGCAGATACCGGTCAGCAGCGCGTGCCCGCGCTTCGTGGAGCTGCCGCCTTCGGCCCCCGGCCGCCGCGACATAATCTACCTCGACGACATCATACGCCTCTGCCTGCACGAGATATTCTTCATGTTCAAGTACGATTCCATCAGCGCGCACACGCTGAGAGTCGTGCGCGACGCGCAGATAGACATGGACGACGACATCTCGAAGAGCCTGATGGAAAAGATGGAGGAGGGCATAGTCAACCGCAACTACGGCGACCCCGTGCGCATAATTTACGACAAGGAGATGCCGGAGGACCTTCTCTCGCTCATCGTCACCAAACTGACGGCTAAGAAGGGGCACGGCCCTTCGCTCGACCCTGGCCGCCGCTACCACCTCAAGCGCGACCTCATGAAATTCCCGCGCGTCCGCCCCGACCTCGAGGAAAAGCTTCCCGCGCCGCTGCGCCACCCGCTCATCAAGCCGTTCGCGAGCATCCTCGAAGTCGTATCCGGCCGCGACATAATGCTGCACTTCCCGTACCATACATTCAACCACGTCATAGACTTCCTGCGCGAAGCCGCGATAGACCCGAAGGTCGAGAGCATCTTCATCACGCTCTACCGCACCGCGGAGCACTCCAAGGTCATCAACGCGCTCATAGGCGCGGCGAAAAACGGCAAAAACGTCACCGTCGTCATGGAGCTGCTCGCGCGCTTCGACGAGGGGCAGAACATAGAATACGCCGACATCCTCCAGCGCGCCGGCGTGCGCGTCATTGACGGCGTGGCGGGGCTCAAAGTCCACTGCAAGCTCATACTCGTCGAGCGCCGCGAGCGCGGGGGCACGCGCGGCTACGCCTACGTCGGCACAGGCAACTTCAACGAATCGACGGCGAAGATATACTCCGACTTCGGCCTGCTCACCTGCCGCCGCGAAATAGTCGCCGACGCGCGCGGCGTATTCGACTTCATATCCTCGCACAGGCCGCTCGAATGCCGCGAGCTGCTCGTCGCGCCCTACAACATGCGCTCCTCCTTCGAAAAACTAATAGAAGACGAAATAAAGAACGCGAAAAAAGGCAAAGAAGCCTACATCAAGGCGAAATTCAACAGCCTCACCGACGAGGATATGATAAACTTGCTTTACAAGGCCAGCCGCGCCGGGGTAAAAATAAGCCTCATCGTGCGCGGCGCCTGCTGCCTCCAGCCGGGAGTGCCGGGCCAGAGCGAGAATATCCGCGTGATCAGCATCATCGACATCTACCTCGAGCATGCCCGCATGGCGATATTCTGCGCGGGAGGCCGCGAAAAGATATACATAATGAGCGCGGACTGGATGACGAGGAACCTCAGCCGCCGCATAGAGGTCGGCACGCCCGTCTACGACGAGGAGATACGCGGACAGCTCAGAAAAGTCTTCGAGCTCCAGTGGAACGACAACGTAAAAGCCAGAGACATGGAAGTATTCGGGGCCAACAACTACTCTTCGGGAAACGGCGGAAGCGAAAAATGCCGCTCGCAGCTCGCGCTCCACGAATTCTACAAAAAAGCGGCGGAGGAAGAAAAGGAAGAGAGCGCGAAATGAAAAACATGAACACCATCGCGGCGGTAGACATCGGAAGCAACGCCGTAAGATTCCTAATAAGCAATATCGAAGAAGATTCCGACAAAAAATGCCGTAAGGTAGCCTTCCTGCGCGTTCCCGTGCGCCTCGGCGAAGATGCCTTCACCAGCGGCGCCATAAGCCCCGAGCGCCGCTTCAAGCTCTGCGAGGCGATGCAGTCCTTCGAGCATCTGATGAAAGCCTTCGGCGTGCGTGCGTACCGCGCCTGCGCCACCAGCGCCATGCGCGAGGCCTCAAACGGAGCGGAGGTTATAGCCGAAATAAAAGAAAAAAGCGGCATCGACGTCGAGATAATCTCCGGCGAAAAGGAAGCCGAGATAATCTACGCGGCGGCCCAGCCGTTCATAGCTTCGTCCGGAGGCGGCGGAGAAAAGAACGCGCTCCACGTGGACGTCGGCGGCGGCAGCACCGAGGTCGTCGTCTACGCCGAGGGCCGCGTCGCCGAATCGCACTCCTTCCCGCTCGGCACCGTCCGCCTGCTCAACAAGGCCGTCTCCGGCGAGGAAAAGGACGCCTTCAAGGCCGAATTGCGCGAGATAGGCGGCAAATACTCGATACAGCGCATAATAGCCTCGGGCGGCAACATCAATAAGGCGCAGAAGCTGCTCAACAAGCGCGAGGGCGAGCCGGTAAGCTACATCGAGCTCAAGATGCTCTACGACATGCTCAAAAAAATGACCTTCGAAGAGCGCATCAAAAACTTCAAGCTCAATCCCTACCGCGCCGACGTCATCATCCCGGCGCTCAAAATATTCCTGACGATAAGCAAGCTCTGCGGCGCGCCGAACCTCATAGTCCCGCAGGTCGGCCTCGTAGACGGCATAATAGCCAAGCTTTACGCCGAAAGAGCCTGCCGCTGATCCCAACCCGCTAAAACCGCACAACGCAAGCCGCCGCGCCCAAAACGCGGCGGCTTTTTCGTTGTTTCTCTCTGTTGAGCCCGCTTTACAGCTCCGAGGTGCAGTGCGGGCATCGCGTCGCCTGTTCGGGGATTTCCGTGCAGCAGTAGGGGCAGAGGCGAGGGGCGGGCTTCGGCGGTTCGGGGGTGGGTTTGCGCAGTCTGTTGGCGAATTTCACGACGAGGAATATCGCCCACGCCTGTATGAGAAAGTTTATGACCGTGTTGACGAACACCCCGTAGGCTATTACCGGCAGGTTCTGCGCCTTCGCCTCCGCCAGCGTCGCGGCGGGCGTTCCGGAGAGGTTGATGAAGAGGTTTGAGAAGTCTATGCCGCCTGCGAGCAGCCCTATCGGCGGCATCAGTATATCGTTTACGAGCGACGTCACGATTTTTCCGAAGGCCGCGCCTATTATGACGCCGACCGCCATGTCCATAACGTTGCCGCGTACCGCGAATTCCTTAAATTCTTTGATCCATCCCGTCATGTCGCGCCTGTCTCCCGTCTTTTGGTTTATGTTCGGTTCCCGACGTTATTATAAGGTAAAAAGCCGCGGCGGTCACACGGCGTGCCGCTTTTGCTCCGCGTCCGACGTACGGTGAGACGGAGCGGGCTTCGCCGCGGCGTTTCTCGGCTGACGCGGCGTCCGGCGTCCTCGGATACCGCTGCGCAGCGCCGGTTTTAAGTTAAACGGCGCCGCATGACGGCCCATCGATGCGAAGCATGGGAATGAGCAAATCCATGCCGCCGGCTGTCTTTTATTTTCGCAGCGAGTATATAGGCCGCCGGGCGCGCGGCGCGGAAACGCGGAGCTCCCGGCTTGCGTCGGGAGCTCCGCGTTTCCTTAGGGTCGTATTGGCAGCAACGTTTCACAGATTTTCGCGTCGGGCTGCTTTTTTCCGCTTCGCGCAGCGCTTTGCAGGGCGCCGGCTTCGCCGGCAGCGCGGCGTTTCGCTTGTCTGCGCGCCCGACGCCGCGCTTCGCGCGGCGGGAGGGTCGGTCTCACGTCCTTTCTTTCGGATTTATCGGCGTTACTCGGTTCCTTCTATGGCTAACCCGAAGGCTTGGCCTTTCGGGGAGTTTCTTGCGCGCCCCGGCGGGTATAAAAATTACCTTCACTCGCCCGCCCTTTCTGGGTAAGAGTATAACGTGCGGGTGTGAAGGTATTGTGATAGTTTTATGAGGTTTATGTGGGTGAAATGTGTGTTTTTTGTGGCGCTACTGTCCGTCGTGTATCTCCTCGTAGTAGGTTCCCATGAGCTTTTTCCAGTCTACGTTGTCGTCGAGGAGGTTGGGGCACGTCGCGTCCGGGTAGAACCACTTGCGCCCGAGGCCCATGAGTATCTGCCACCAGTCGTGTACGTCGGGCGTGAGCAGCTCTCCCTCTGGGCCGATGCGGCGCAGCTCGCGGTAGACGAGCGCCACCATCTGGCTTTCGTCCATCGCAGCCGTGGTCTTGGCGTAGAACTCTATCATGTAGAAGTATGAACACGCGCCGAGCTGGTAGAGCAGCTCCGTCCATTTCGGCGAGATTTTCGTCGTTTTCGCCAGAGTCATCTGTTTTTTGCTTCCGGCGCTCTTGTGGTTCACGACAAAGAGTATTTTGTCCGGGTCTATGTGGTGTAGCTCGTCGTATTTCTTTATCAGGGCCTCCGCTATGGGCCTGATTTTGTTTGAGCATATTTCGTAGTCGAATTCCGCCTCTGTTCTCGCGGGCATTTTGTTTTATTCCTCCGTTTTCCGTGGGCTTCCGCAGTCTTTTCCTGCCGCTTTTCATTATACCATTACGGCGCGCCG
Coding sequences:
- the ppk1 gene encoding polyphosphate kinase 1, whose product is MIMNNRELSWLVFNDRVLQEAQDKSVPLMQRLRFLGIFSNNQDEFIKVRVAKLIRLGQLRGLKPSQQAKRREAVEVLPQLYARMAESQEKFDATYNSILAEMAQAGINVVNETKLTEEQQKFCLDYYSSVVSERMVPFLVRKTTKMPFLSDGAIYLGVKMTGETPKSTRYAIVQIPVSSACPRFVELPPSAPGRRDIIYLDDIIRLCLHEIFFMFKYDSISAHTLRVVRDAQIDMDDDISKSLMEKMEEGIVNRNYGDPVRIIYDKEMPEDLLSLIVTKLTAKKGHGPSLDPGRRYHLKRDLMKFPRVRPDLEEKLPAPLRHPLIKPFASILEVVSGRDIMLHFPYHTFNHVIDFLREAAIDPKVESIFITLYRTAEHSKVINALIGAAKNGKNVTVVMELLARFDEGQNIEYADILQRAGVRVIDGVAGLKVHCKLILVERRERGGTRGYAYVGTGNFNESTAKIYSDFGLLTCRREIVADARGVFDFISSHRPLECRELLVAPYNMRSSFEKLIEDEIKNAKKGKEAYIKAKFNSLTDEDMINLLYKASRAGVKISLIVRGACCLQPGVPGQSENIRVISIIDIYLEHARMAIFCAGGREKIYIMSADWMTRNLSRRIEVGTPVYDEEIRGQLRKVFELQWNDNVKARDMEVFGANNYSSGNGGSEKCRSQLALHEFYKKAAEEEKEESAK
- a CDS encoding PEP/pyruvate-binding domain-containing protein, translated to MTSAEKAKEEYFAWQPHDDPEFAPMICGKGTIGGKGRSLLFALRRLRGSDDPDMNRVKVPRSIYLSIEIFHKFLENVPSLDSLLKCGEPSEIECAFMRTPLPEEASLYIRNFLADMHDPVVIRSSSRLEDDVKHSFAGKYLSTFLGNNTGTLEERARGVEDEVRRIYSRTFFPAAEDYRKRHKLGGDDMGIIIIRMAGRWRGRYYYPTMGGVGYSQNFRRWTTRVRQDDGLVRMVFGLGTMSTKRGYARTVSLTNPILRPEGFSPEKISGIAQEHFHVIDAQHPNSLTTLDINDEWQQLLKYHPDFSAYAQLFSREDGEGAFTSIMKNMAQLGPGSKICFTFENFPRKYPIFYRRAKKILKFLEAQMGVPADMEFAYEPTEDSFCLIQSRPFWTNASDMEGMPEIDEKSIILQADRMVTHGAIPDIHKIVYVDYNLYFERRDFYGTARLIGELNEASGGEPYILVAPGRIGSSNPELGVPVQYSELTNCRGMVELGIPRLGYMPELSYGTHFFSDLEVDGVLYMPVFAGEDRNIFNLKWFERTPWTPWGNDTIRVYKGDFAAYMDGEKNRGVIVEKSANVK
- the mscL gene encoding large conductance mechanosensitive channel protein MscL; the encoded protein is MTGWIKEFKEFAVRGNVMDMAVGVIIGAAFGKIVTSLVNDILMPPIGLLAGGIDFSNLFINLSGTPAATLAEAKAQNLPVIAYGVFVNTVINFLIQAWAIFLVVKFANRLRKPTPEPPKPAPRLCPYCCTEIPEQATRCPHCTSEL
- a CDS encoding PEP/pyruvate-binding domain-containing protein, which gives rise to MDYGEYYKSFDPYPYYEERGWLIGDGRIGGKAKGLSFANFVLEKNGLSDDVHLPDYSFVITTSVFNEFMEINNFWEKLENLRAHTDGPIIYKACAEAKLPHSLDEPLEKILDLIQAPLCVRSSSTLEDDVKLSFAGKYATCFSSNSGSREQRRGQLEAAIKEVYASTYNPAAREYKRKHGIKWGGERMAVLIQPIAGRQYGKMFYPELAGTAFSKVFRRPSPRIKKDDGVVRICFGLGTRTVDRAYARTFYLTNPNLRPEGTKPHEIVTHSQEHYDYVDLEKQGFASEHVAYTVKDIIKKHRMAQTYLQWFDDNSFHWIHTDTSNMNAPRPVFTFSELPSRCPKLFARIRKLLPLFEKELQLPVDMEFAYEASDDRFTLVQMRPLSVYDDKGRVQIPDVPLERTILRGDRMVANGRLEGVKHIIYVDPEIYGKKADFSDVARAVGEENDELDGERYILVGPGRWGSSNPMLGVPVRYDELSNSGCLVELGIPQKGMAPELSYGTHFFLDLDCDNILYLPVFDGAKNNVYNREWFESHKWKKTSHPAVRHYEGLFDVLLDGDTETGIVIDRTDGEGECR
- a CDS encoding putative metallopeptidase; this encodes MPARTEAEFDYEICSNKIRPIAEALIKKYDELHHIDPDKILFVVNHKSAGSKKQMTLAKTTKISPKWTELLYQLGACSYFYMIEFYAKTTAAMDESQMVALVYRELRRIGPEGELLTPDVHDWWQILMGLGRKWFYPDATCPNLLDDNVDWKKLMGTYYEEIHDGQ